From the genome of Desertibacillus haloalkaliphilus:
GAACAAGGTGCTATTGCCTGTGGATTTGGACCACGGATATTACGTACGGAAACGGCATCGCTATATGTGCTTGCTGCGATTTCGTACCATTTCGAATTAATGAGGTGATATTAATGCCTACTGTTGCCTTTCATACATTAGGTTGTAAAGTAAAT
Proteins encoded in this window:
- a CDS encoding 16S rRNA (uracil(1498)-N(3))-methyltransferase; amino-acid sequence: EQGAIACGFGPRILRTETASLYVLAAISYHFELMR